The proteins below are encoded in one region of Pseudophryne corroboree isolate aPseCor3 chromosome 8, aPseCor3.hap2, whole genome shotgun sequence:
- the SLC31A1 gene encoding high affinity copper uptake protein 1 produces the protein MDHSHHAMPTSDPHAGHHDPTTAGHDHDMGGGSGGSMHMMPMVFYFGYENVELLFKGLVINTAGEMAGAFVAVFLLAMLYEGLKIARESLLRRSQVSIRYNSMPVPGPNGTTLMETHKTVGQQMVSLPHVFQTFLHVVQVVISYFLMLIFMSYNAYLCIAVAAGAGTGYFLFSWKKAVVVDITEHCH, from the exons ATGGACCACAGTCATCACGCGATGCCCACATCCGATCCGCACGCCGGTCACCATGACCCAACCACAGCTGGACACGACCACGATATGGGTGGCGGCAGCGGTGGCAGCATGCACATGATG CCAATGGTGTTTTACTTTGGGTATGAAAACGTGGAGCTGCTCTTCAAGGGGCTGGTGATCAATACAGCAGGAG AAATGGCCGGAGCCTTTGTGGCAGTGTTTCTATTGGCCATGCTGTACGAGGGGCTGAAGATTGCACGGGAATCATTGCTTAGGAGGTCACAAGTCAGTATCCGTTATAACTCCATGCCAGTGCCGGGGCCCAACGGGACCACCTTGATGGAGACTCACAAAACCGTGGG CCAACAGATGGTGAGTTTACCGCATGTTTTCCAGACTTTTCTCCACGTCGTCCAAGTGGTCATCAGCTACTTTCTCATGTTAATATTCATGAGTTACAACGCATATCTGTGCATCGCCGTGGCGGCTGGTGCGGGAACCGGATACTTCCTGTTTAGCTGGAAGAAAGCGGTGGTAGTTGACATTACTGAGCACTGCCATTAA